One genomic window of Ruminococcus gauvreauii includes the following:
- a CDS encoding transposase yields MPGSKGTLCIDSFYHATELKITEIQQYEDKILIRMKSISRNCKCPKCGCITDKYHGTYLRKVQDLPILGKGVQLEICSHEYKCMNNDCEVTTIAETFDGLLNNYSRMTERCADFICTLAMETSCEGCARICKALGIKISGDTVIRLLLRKYESLPIPEVGDVIGVDDFAYKKRHTYGTIIVSQKTHEPITLLDGRNGNTLRDWLKNNKNIKVVTRDRASAYAKVISEELPDAMQVADRFHLHQNLLEAIKKALNHELPATVSIPHVEQSTAIEKPCKKNRN; encoded by the coding sequence ATGCCAGGCTCAAAAGGTACGTTATGTATAGATAGTTTTTATCATGCAACCGAATTAAAGATAACAGAGATACAACAATATGAGGATAAAATTTTAATACGAATGAAATCTATATCTAGGAATTGTAAATGTCCGAAATGTGGTTGTATAACAGATAAATACCATGGAACCTATCTTCGTAAAGTACAGGATCTTCCTATTTTGGGGAAAGGAGTCCAACTTGAGATTTGTTCTCATGAGTATAAATGTATGAACAATGACTGTGAAGTAACAACTATTGCTGAAACATTTGATGGATTACTTAATAATTATAGCCGCATGACAGAAAGATGTGCTGACTTTATCTGCACGTTAGCCATGGAAACCAGTTGTGAAGGTTGTGCACGTATTTGTAAGGCGCTTGGAATTAAGATTAGCGGTGATACCGTTATAAGATTACTTTTAAGAAAGTATGAATCTCTCCCCATACCAGAGGTTGGTGATGTAATCGGTGTGGATGATTTTGCATATAAGAAACGTCATACATACGGAACTATTATTGTAAGCCAAAAAACACACGAACCAATTACGTTACTGGATGGAAGAAATGGAAACACGCTAAGAGATTGGCTTAAGAATAATAAAAATATTAAAGTTGTTACACGTGACCGGGCAAGCGCATATGCAAAAGTAATATCGGAAGAATTGCCCGATGCTATGCAAGTGGCAGATAGATTTCATTTACATCAGAACTTATTGGAGGCAATCAAAAAAGCGTTGAATCATGAACTTCCTGCAACGGTAAGTATTCCTCATGTTGAACAGTCCACAGCTATAGAAAAGCCGTGTAAAAAAAATCGAAACTGA